In Xiphophorus maculatus strain JP 163 A chromosome 18, X_maculatus-5.0-male, whole genome shotgun sequence, a single genomic region encodes these proteins:
- the LOC111612013 gene encoding uncharacterized protein LOC111612013 → MIVALHTGVIVLFFGSWEGAVRVVLHWTADMQIGIYPLLFTETLDEAKKRETKYNTTMCPTSEIESHDEGAIRQKRISRPNQQFMHSDSEDHQSSSAKRKRFAKPPDVGCPVDLVASNYQQSLADEVLNAEMPGFATAHCVQYHKLQNPQRQSTSIGLSGCSSRQYNHRPGLSQCAQNRLPLDISQTNSDQNDVLDSAPNQGFEDATTQRASNNGQLLRGKPRYP, encoded by the exons ATGATAGTAGCGCTTCACACAGGTGtgattgttctgttttttgggAGTTGGGAAGGAGCTGTTAGGGTAGTTCTGCACTGGACTGCAGACATGCAAATTGGCATTTACCCTCTGCTCTTTACAGAGACCCTTGATGAGGCGAAAAAACGAGAGACAAAATATAACACCACAATGTGTCCAACATCTGAAATTGAATCTCATGATGAAGGAGCTATCCGCCAAAAAAGAATATCCAG GCCAAATCAGCAGTTTATGCATTCTGATTCTGAAGACCATCAGAGTAGCAGTGCAAAAAGAAAGCGTTTTGCCAAACCACCTGATGTTGGATGTCCAG TAGATCTTGTTGCTAGCAACTACCAACAATCACTAGCTGATGAAGTTCTTAATG CTGAGATGCCAGGTTTTGCTACAGCCCACTGTGTCCAGTACCACAAGTTGCAGAATCCACAGCGACAAAGTACAAGTATTG GGTTGTCTGGATGCAGCTCAAGGCAGTATAACCATCGCCCTGGTCTCTCACAATGTGCACAAAATAGGCTGCCATTGGATATATCACAGA CAAACTCCGACCAGAATGATGTATTGGATTCAGCGCCTAATCAAGGTTTCGAAG atGCAACCACACAAAGGGCCAGCAATAATGGGCAGCTTTTGAGAGGCAA ACCTCGCTATCCATAA